Proteins encoded in a region of the Pocillopora verrucosa isolate sample1 chromosome 11, ASM3666991v2, whole genome shotgun sequence genome:
- the LOC131774376 gene encoding uncharacterized protein — MKSLFSLLLQQLVNMDSQESENISQFTTDNSTANPGDVVDASVVEGSQSWGADVEIEIPEVLKNLENKGVKFQAVPFLNAPSQSRITKDRSIYFSVDTTVTSQIILEAFDAAEIDIDAITGIQRKAFNRSWIVTFKSRAAKEAALETPFVVIAGLKVFLGDCENRLVLVKIHEAPAELPDTAVIGRLSHYGRVLSFRRDKIAQHIENGVRTARMALHRTIPANINIAGEPIKIWYPNQPKACRNCGATDHMAKDCSAVRCFNCECPGHRAQECKDSPRCSVCLADNHSMPQCPFLLFSANVDSEPTPPKTEKEKEQERAQRAKEREERQKKLQQQREQQRQQEEQQKLLEKQEQQEQQKQQDQEKQREQQRDEGRRERPRERRDERGRDDREERRDDRRDGRRERDRSDRDYYRGHDGRDRSSRRDYSGSETDDDGWERVKPRRRRYRY, encoded by the coding sequence atgaaaagtttattttccttgcttttgcAGCAATTGGTCAACATGGACAGCCaggaaagtgaaaatatcaGCCAGTTTACTACAGATAACTCGACAGCGAATCCAGGAGACGTCGTAGACGCAAGCGTGGTAGAAGGTTCACAGTCCTGGGGCGCAGACGTGGAAATCGAAATCCCTGAGGTActaaaaaatctggaaaataaGGGTGTGAAATTTCAGGCCGTGCCTTTTTTGAATGCTCCCAGTCAAAGTAGAATCACGAAGGATCGCTCTATTTATTTTAGCGTTGATACAACCGTCACATCGCAAATAATTCTCGAAGCTTTTGACGCGGCAGAAATCGATATTGACGCTATCACCGGAATCCAGAGAAAGGCGTTTAATAGATCTTGGATCGTGACTTTTAAGAGCCGTGCAGCTAAAGAAGCCGCTCTTGAAACACCTTTCGTCGTGATTGCCGGTCTCAAAGTGTTCCTGGGCGACTGCGAAAATCGTTTGGTCCTCGTCAAGATCCATGAAGCCCCCGCTGAACTACCCGACACTGCCGTGATTGGCCGACTCAGCCACTACGGTCGTGTCCTTTCATTTCGGCgcgacaaaattgcacaacataTCGAGAATGGAGTAAGAACGGCTCGAATGGCGCTACATCGAACTATCCCTGCCAACATCAACATAGCTGGTGAACCTATCAAAATATGGTACCCAAATCAGCCAAAAGCTTGCCGGAATTGTGGAGCTACTGACCACATGGCCAAAGACTGCTCCGCAGTCCgttgttttaattgtgaatGCCCTGGGCATCGAGCTCAAGAATGTAAAGACTCGCCAAGATGTTCCGTTTGTTTAGCGGACAACCATTCCATGCCTCAATGCCCCTTCCTGCTCTTCAGCGCGAACGTCGATAGTGAGCCAACGCCAcctaaaactgaaaaggaaaaggaacaagagCGAGCCCAGCGCGccaaggaaagagaagaaaggcagaaaaaactacaacaacagagAGAACAACAGcgacaacaagaagaacaacagaaattacTAGAAAAGCAGGAAcagcaagaacaacagaaacaacaagatcaagagaaacaaCGAGAACAACAACGCGACGAAGGTAGAAGAGAACGACCAAGAGAACGAAGAGACGAGCGAGGGAGGGACGATCGAGAAGAACGAAGAGATGACCGGAGAGACGGcagaagagagagagatagaagcGATCGAGATTATTATCGCGGCCACGATGGCCGCGATAGATCTTCCCGCCGTGACTACTCTGGCTCCGAAACTGATGATGATGGATGGGAGAGAGTTAAACCTAGGAGAAGGCGGTacagatattaa